From the Rhodothalassiaceae bacterium genome, one window contains:
- a CDS encoding RNA helicase produces the protein MNVFEFRDRLIEDYKRFSRSFTRIRAEDVRRAVDAEYERGRFWPAPLIQINPNFAAGGTVDELVEAGLLDPECAKIFRIKSPNDTFGKPMMLHRHQRDAIEVARRGESYVLTTGTGSGKSLGYFIPIIDEVLRRKRAGKSRKGITAIVVYPMNALCNSQRDELEKFLKLGYGNGNEPVTFARYTGQESDEERAGIAKDPPDILLTNYVMLELIMTRFHPTDIAIRNHAMGLRFLVLDELHTYRGRQGADVAMLVRRVRERFNENLLCIGTSATMASEGDAQDRARVVAGVATTLFGVKVKPENIITETLQPATADGTPIDRGALKAAIAAGVPTSLRAADLRTHPVAAWIERKLGLEEQDGRIVRISRPRTVEEAAAMLAEDSGVSQETCREYLTAFLLKSNEIQDDKGRPFFAFRLHQFVSGAWNVYTTLEAKGSRYITLDGQQFKPGDRGRNLFNLCFCRECGQEYHPVWASMEGNQPQAFIPRELTERANEDEDLLYGYLMPDSDGIFDPNDLEKHYPEDWLEFVGGVVCLKRNYRRFRPLHIQVNPKGECVDEGLSAWFIPGSFRFCLNCGVAYDGSVRSDLTKLSGLSSEGRSSATTVLTIAALKYLIGTDLDDEAKKILGFTDNRQDASLQAGHFNDFVQVLLLRGALLAAIRGQPNKELTNDILTQRVLEYLRLSPGDYAANPEAKGLKAQNTLKTLRDVLGYRLYFDLQRGWRITNPNLEQVKLLAIDYQGLEDCCADQSEWKNCHPLLASATADQRYTIVHDLLDRMRKALCIKTIYLDPDFQEQLRNRSFNELKEPWGLSEDERLFSYAYMVPRPQQRRTSRPEERILHVSHRSAFGRRLRAQASWGNNPHFPRKFDEDTYNAVIDNILRVLTTYGYVEPTELDQGRIGYRIDSSVLAWRLDDNFDEERTGSTNVFFRTLYDNVAKMLQDGDRFLHQLEAREHTAQVDTEIRVEREVRFRKGLAPQRIVDGTVEPAGLPVLFCSPTMELGVDIATLNTVYMRNVPPTPANYAQRSGRAGRSGQPALVITYCAARSPHDQYFFADPTRMVAGVVNPPTIDLANEDLVKSHLHAVWLAETGKELGSSVRDVLDLEKVDELPLREDIAAEVAKPGVRSAAKARGKRILDMLKADLDAARATWYTRTWLDNVVDGAPRRFDEAFRRWRSIYRATASQMKLANDILNNAVATEKDRREAKARYDEAYTQQSLLLDDRATMTSDFYTYRYLAAEGFLPGYNFPRLPLMAFIPGRKERVVRDSFLSRPRFLGLSEFGPQSIIYHEGSTYRVKRAILTIRDEGSVTVSAKLPLQGARLCPACGYGHFGDQREFERCVNCGHKLEGGRRISNLYRIEQVSTRRAMRITSDEEERQRQGYEMITTLRFAAENGKPRAEAAAFSEGSETLLELRYGPAATIWRINLGWRRRRDKSIYGFTIDVNTGEWTKDSQAPTDAEDDTVREGKTVERITPFVEDTRNVLIVSPRTALPRNAMVTLQYALKRGIEQEFQLEEAELAAEPLPDSENRRAILFYEAAEGGAGVLTRLASDPEALQRVARKALEVCHYGSISGNWMGHGDLRNEDSTCEAGCYRCLLSYYNQPEHRNIDRRNEQVLDFLCRLTRAARSAVESHASAGDSFDALMNASVSTLEKEWLGFLKDGGFHLPDRAQPYLEAFGTCPDFAYENKQTLIYIDGPHHEGNAQKKLDAAITARLEDAGFTVIRFPIDKSAWPAILAQYAWVFGPGCGSASAQGTSLRK, from the coding sequence ATGAACGTCTTTGAATTCCGCGACCGGCTGATTGAAGACTACAAGCGCTTCTCGCGCAGTTTCACCCGGATTCGGGCTGAGGATGTTCGTAGAGCTGTCGATGCCGAATACGAGAGGGGGCGCTTCTGGCCAGCGCCACTCATCCAGATCAACCCCAATTTCGCGGCAGGCGGCACGGTCGATGAACTAGTCGAGGCAGGACTGCTTGATCCCGAATGCGCCAAAATTTTTCGGATCAAGTCCCCAAATGATACATTTGGCAAGCCCATGATGCTGCACCGCCATCAGCGCGACGCCATCGAGGTGGCGCGGCGTGGTGAGAGCTATGTGCTGACGACCGGAACCGGCTCAGGCAAATCCCTCGGCTACTTCATCCCGATCATCGATGAAGTGCTGCGCCGTAAGCGCGCGGGCAAGTCGCGCAAGGGCATCACGGCGATCGTGGTGTACCCGATGAACGCACTTTGCAACAGCCAGCGAGATGAGCTCGAGAAATTTCTCAAGCTCGGCTATGGCAACGGCAACGAGCCTGTGACCTTCGCGCGCTACACAGGCCAGGAGAGTGACGAAGAGCGCGCAGGCATTGCAAAGGACCCGCCGGACATCCTGCTCACAAACTACGTCATGCTCGAACTGATCATGACGCGGTTCCACCCTACCGACATTGCCATCCGCAACCATGCGATGGGCCTGCGGTTCCTGGTACTGGACGAACTCCACACCTATCGCGGCCGCCAGGGTGCCGATGTCGCGATGCTGGTGCGCCGCGTCAGGGAACGCTTCAACGAGAATCTCCTCTGCATCGGCACCTCGGCCACGATGGCCTCAGAAGGCGACGCACAAGACCGCGCAAGGGTGGTCGCCGGGGTGGCGACAACGCTGTTCGGCGTGAAGGTAAAGCCGGAGAACATCATCACCGAGACGCTGCAACCGGCAACAGCCGACGGCACGCCCATCGACCGGGGCGCCCTCAAGGCCGCAATCGCTGCCGGCGTGCCAACGTCACTGCGCGCAGCCGATCTCAGAACTCACCCGGTCGCCGCCTGGATCGAGCGCAAGCTCGGCCTCGAGGAGCAGGATGGACGAATCGTCCGCATCTCGCGCCCGCGGACCGTAGAAGAGGCGGCGGCGATGTTGGCTGAAGACAGCGGCGTTTCGCAGGAAACGTGCCGAGAGTATCTCACTGCCTTCTTGCTCAAATCTAATGAGATCCAGGATGACAAGGGGCGGCCGTTCTTCGCCTTTCGTCTACACCAGTTCGTGAGCGGCGCCTGGAATGTCTACACGACGCTCGAGGCCAAGGGTAGCCGATACATCACTCTCGACGGCCAGCAGTTCAAGCCGGGAGATCGTGGACGCAACCTGTTCAATCTATGCTTCTGTCGGGAGTGCGGGCAGGAATACCACCCGGTCTGGGCAAGTATGGAAGGCAATCAGCCACAGGCGTTCATTCCCCGCGAACTCACTGAACGCGCCAATGAGGACGAGGATCTCCTATACGGCTATCTGATGCCCGACAGCGACGGCATCTTCGACCCCAACGATCTCGAAAAACACTATCCCGAAGACTGGCTGGAATTCGTTGGCGGGGTGGTGTGCCTCAAGCGCAATTACCGCCGTTTCCGCCCCCTCCACATACAGGTCAACCCGAAGGGCGAGTGTGTGGACGAGGGGCTGTCTGCTTGGTTCATTCCGGGGTCCTTCCGATTCTGCCTAAACTGCGGCGTTGCCTACGACGGCAGTGTGCGCAGCGATCTGACGAAGCTATCGGGCCTGTCGAGCGAGGGTCGCAGCTCCGCGACTACCGTTCTCACGATCGCTGCTCTCAAGTATCTCATAGGAACCGACCTCGACGACGAAGCCAAAAAGATCCTAGGCTTCACCGACAACCGCCAAGACGCCTCACTTCAGGCCGGCCACTTCAACGACTTCGTGCAAGTTCTGCTCTTGCGCGGCGCACTGCTGGCCGCGATCCGCGGCCAGCCCAACAAGGAGCTGACCAACGACATTCTGACGCAACGGGTGTTGGAATACCTCCGCCTAAGCCCCGGGGATTATGCCGCCAATCCTGAAGCCAAGGGCCTCAAGGCGCAGAACACGCTCAAGACGCTACGCGATGTGCTCGGCTACCGACTCTATTTCGATCTGCAGCGTGGCTGGCGCATCACCAACCCCAACCTTGAACAGGTGAAGCTCCTCGCCATCGATTACCAAGGCCTCGAAGACTGCTGCGCGGATCAGTCCGAATGGAAGAATTGCCACCCACTCCTCGCATCGGCGACCGCAGATCAACGTTACACCATTGTCCACGACCTTCTTGACCGGATGCGCAAGGCGCTCTGCATCAAGACCATCTATCTCGATCCCGACTTCCAAGAGCAGCTTCGCAACCGCAGCTTCAACGAGCTCAAGGAGCCGTGGGGCCTGTCGGAAGACGAGCGGCTCTTTTCCTACGCTTACATGGTGCCGCGGCCGCAGCAGCGCCGGACAAGCCGACCTGAGGAGAGGATCCTGCACGTCTCCCACCGCTCGGCCTTCGGTCGCCGCCTGCGCGCTCAGGCCAGCTGGGGCAACAACCCGCATTTCCCCAGGAAATTTGATGAAGATACCTACAACGCTGTCATCGATAACATTCTCCGAGTGCTAACCACTTACGGCTACGTTGAGCCCACCGAGCTCGATCAAGGCCGCATCGGCTACCGGATCGACAGTTCCGTACTCGCATGGCGCCTCGATGACAACTTTGACGAGGAACGGACCGGTTCCACGAATGTCTTTTTCCGCACGCTCTACGACAACGTCGCCAAAATGCTGCAAGACGGCGATCGCTTTCTGCACCAACTCGAGGCCCGCGAGCATACGGCTCAGGTCGACACGGAAATTCGGGTCGAGCGCGAGGTGCGGTTCAGAAAGGGGCTTGCGCCGCAACGGATTGTCGATGGCACTGTCGAGCCGGCCGGACTTCCCGTGCTCTTCTGCTCGCCGACCATGGAGCTCGGCGTCGACATCGCGACCCTCAACACGGTCTACATGCGCAACGTGCCGCCGACCCCGGCCAACTACGCCCAGCGTAGCGGACGGGCGGGACGGAGCGGTCAGCCTGCTCTGGTGATCACGTACTGCGCGGCCAGGTCGCCGCACGATCAGTATTTCTTCGCCGATCCGACGCGCATGGTCGCGGGCGTGGTCAACCCGCCCACGATCGACCTCGCGAACGAGGATTTGGTCAAGAGCCACCTTCACGCTGTGTGGCTCGCCGAGACAGGGAAGGAACTCGGATCCTCCGTCCGGGACGTGCTAGATCTCGAGAAGGTGGATGAGTTGCCACTCCGCGAAGACATCGCGGCGGAGGTAGCGAAGCCGGGCGTTCGGTCGGCGGCTAAAGCCCGCGGCAAGCGAATTCTGGACATGCTCAAGGCCGACCTCGATGCCGCACGCGCCACCTGGTATACGCGGACCTGGCTCGATAATGTGGTGGACGGCGCACCCCGTCGGTTTGATGAAGCGTTCCGTCGTTGGCGCTCGATCTACCGCGCCACCGCGAGCCAGATGAAGCTCGCCAACGACATCCTTAACAACGCCGTCGCCACCGAAAAGGACCGCCGCGAGGCCAAGGCGCGCTACGACGAGGCCTACACACAACAGAGCCTCCTGCTCGATGACCGAGCGACGATGACCTCGGACTTCTATACCTACCGCTATCTCGCGGCGGAGGGGTTCCTGCCGGGCTACAACTTCCCGCGTTTGCCGCTCATGGCCTTCATCCCGGGGCGCAAGGAGAGAGTGGTCCGCGACTCTTTTCTGAGCCGGCCGCGTTTCCTGGGCTTGAGCGAGTTCGGGCCGCAGTCGATCATCTATCACGAAGGCAGCACCTACCGGGTCAAGCGCGCAATCCTGACCATCCGCGACGAGGGCAGTGTAACGGTGTCGGCTAAACTGCCGTTGCAGGGGGCCAGGCTGTGCCCGGCCTGCGGTTATGGCCATTTCGGGGACCAGCGCGAGTTCGAACGCTGCGTGAACTGCGGTCACAAGCTCGAAGGCGGCCGCAGAATCTCGAATCTCTACCGGATCGAGCAGGTCTCGACCCGCCGCGCTATGCGCATTACTTCGGACGAAGAGGAGCGCCAGCGGCAAGGCTACGAAATGATCACCACGCTTCGCTTCGCCGCTGAGAACGGGAAACCGCGGGCCGAGGCAGCGGCCTTCAGCGAAGGTAGTGAGACGCTCCTCGAACTCCGCTATGGCCCGGCGGCGACCATCTGGCGGATCAATCTGGGCTGGCGGCGTCGGCGGGACAAGTCGATCTATGGCTTCACCATCGATGTCAACACCGGAGAATGGACTAAGGACTCTCAGGCGCCGACCGACGCCGAAGATGATACGGTGCGCGAAGGCAAAACCGTCGAGCGCATCACACCCTTCGTCGAGGATACGCGCAACGTTCTTATCGTCAGTCCTCGGACCGCGCTGCCCCGGAACGCCATGGTGACGCTGCAATACGCGCTCAAGCGGGGGATCGAGCAGGAGTTCCAACTCGAAGAGGCCGAGCTCGCGGCCGAGCCGCTACCCGATTCCGAGAACAGACGCGCCATCCTCTTCTACGAGGCCGCCGAAGGCGGCGCCGGCGTGCTGACGCGCCTTGCGAGCGATCCCGAAGCCCTGCAGCGCGTCGCCCGCAAGGCGCTTGAGGTCTGTCATTACGGGTCGATCTCGGGGAACTGGATGGGTCATGGTGACCTCAGAAACGAGGATTCGACCTGCGAGGCTGGTTGCTACCGGTGCCTCTTGAGTTATTACAATCAGCCCGAACATAGGAACATCGACCGGCGCAACGAGCAGGTTCTTGACTTCCTTTGCCGTTTGACCCGTGCGGCGCGGAGCGCGGTCGAAAGTCACGCGAGCGCCGGCGACAGTTTCGACGCGCTGATGAACGCCTCGGTTTCCACGCTCGAGAAGGAATGGCTCGGTTTCCTGAAGGATGGCGGTTTCCATCTGCCGGATCGTGCTCAGCCTTATCTCGAGGCCTTTGGAACCTGCCCTGATTTCGCTTACGAGAACAAGCAGACTCTCATCTACATCGACGGCCCTCACCATGAGGGCAATGCCCAGAAAAAGCTGGATGCAGCCATCACCGCCCGTCTGGAAGACGCCGGGTTTACCGTCATCCGCTTTCCGATAGACAAATCCGCGTGGCCCGCGATCCTTGCGCAATACGCTTGGGTGTTCGGACCTGGCTGCGGCAGTGCTTCGGCACAAGGGACGTCTTTACGCAAGTAA
- a CDS encoding ATPase AAA has product MAEPLADQVLRKIGEARELFHRLILMVGPAGSGKTSALQEVSASTSAPLVNVNLELSRRMLDLTERQRALQLTRLLGEIVREATGELVLLDNIEILFDVHLKQDPLRLLQGLSRNKTVVAAWNGSIVDGHMTYAVPDHPEYRRYPIRDYRVVGSKMCVLKNRVISMTRGHRQTRPHKHMGKSTSSNFHVDGGHERL; this is encoded by the coding sequence ATGGCGGAGCCCTTGGCGGATCAGGTCCTGCGAAAGATCGGCGAGGCTCGCGAGCTCTTTCACCGCCTGATCCTGATGGTGGGCCCGGCGGGAAGCGGGAAGACGTCCGCGTTGCAGGAGGTGTCGGCCTCGACCTCCGCACCGCTCGTCAACGTCAATCTCGAGCTGTCTCGCCGGATGCTGGACCTGACCGAACGCCAACGGGCTCTGCAGCTAACACGGCTCTTGGGCGAAATCGTGCGTGAAGCCACAGGCGAGCTGGTTCTGCTCGACAACATCGAGATCCTTTTCGATGTCCACCTGAAGCAGGATCCTTTGCGTCTGCTTCAGGGATTGTCCCGGAACAAGACGGTCGTGGCCGCCTGGAACGGATCCATCGTGGATGGTCACATGACCTACGCCGTCCCGGACCACCCCGAATACCGTCGCTACCCGATTCGCGATTACCGGGTGGTCGGTTCAAAGATGTGCGTGCTGAAGAATCGAGTCATTTCTATGACGCGTGGCCACAGGCAGACAAGACCTCATAAACATATGGGCAAGAGCACATCGTCGAACTTTCACGTGGATGGAGGCCATGAACGTCTTTGA